Proteins from a genomic interval of Papaver somniferum cultivar HN1 chromosome 4, ASM357369v1, whole genome shotgun sequence:
- the LOC113271985 gene encoding F-box protein At3g07870-like has protein sequence MELEPSLSAMVGSCNGLVCCLVKGKSSLERDAIYICNPVIEEYVYLPTLTYNKACNGYFYYGFGYHHSTDEYKVVRIYYGEVEVYTLGSGQGWRHKGRTEHRLDYISGVCANGYLHWIQYRKNEIVAFHLADEESRLIPFPPISMIRSYKVVYLQLMFGGYLCAVHMDVGEEDIIVNVWALGKKKKFNRSYDTGEHAFNDFWGWNKKFSIPCAKEE, from the coding sequence ATGGAGCTAGAACCCTCGTTGTCTGCCATGGTTGGTTCATGTAATGGTCTGGTTTGTTGCTTGGTAAAGGGAAAGTCCTCTCTTGAGCGCGATGCCATCTACATCTGTAATCCCGTTATAGAGGAATATGTTTATCTTCCAACACTCACTTACAACAAAGCATGTAATGGTTATTTTTATTATGGATTTGGTTATCATCATTCCACCGATGAGTATAAAGTTGTTAGAATCTACTATGGCGAAGTTGAAGTATACACTTTGGGGAGTGGTCAAGGGTGGAGACATAAAGGAAGGACTGAACACCGTTTAGATTATATCTCTGGTGTTTGTGCAAATGGCTACCTTCATTGGATACAGTACAGGAAAAACGAAATTGTGGCTTTCCACTTAGCAGATGAGGAGTCCCGATTGATCCCATTCCCACCGATTTCTATGATTAGGAGTTACAAAGTCGTTTATCTTCAACTAATGTTCGGAGGGTATTTGTGTGCTGTTCATATGGACGTAGGAGAAGAAGATATAATTGTTAACGTATGGGCattagggaaaaagaaaaagtttaaCAGAAGCTATGACACGGGAGAACATGCATTCAACGATTTCTGGGGATGGAACAAAAAATTTAGTATACCATGTGCCAAGGAAGAGTAA